AGCTGGTGGAAAACCCTATGCTGGAGGAAGAGCTGTCCTCCGAGAGAAGCAAAAGTCCCGAACTTTACTCTGTGGATGATTTACGCAGAAAAGAGAAAAACGATTTTCTCAAGAATTCGGATCAGGGCTGGCAGGATTCCTTCAGTCTGGACAAGCCGCAATATCGAGGAACCGACGCCTCCGATAGAAATCAAAAATACATAGAGTCTTCTCCCAATACCCAGTCCCTGTCAGAGCACCTTCTCTGGCAATTGCGGATCTCCTCCCTAAAAGGAAAGGAGATGGAGATCGCGGAAATTCTGGTCTCGATGCTGGACGATAGAGGTTTCATTTCCCAAACCAAAGAAGAGCTAGCGGCAGAAATCGGCGTCAGCACCAAAATCATCCGCAAAGTATTGGAGCAAATCCATCAATTGGATCCTCTGGGAATCGGCGCGGGTAGCATCCAGGAAACCTTATTGGTCCAGGCAAAGATACTAAAGCCCGAAGATAAGAATCTTCACGAACTTATCGCGGTGTATCTGAAGGACCTGGAAAAACTGGATTACCGTGGAATCTCCAAAAAAATGGGACTACCGGTAGAGTCGATAGAGGCTATGGCTGCCGACATCAAAAAGCTCGAACCGTTTCCTGCCACTTTATATACTCCTAAAAAACCGGATTACGTCGTTCCGGACGTGATCATTCGTGAAATCGACGGAGAATTTAGTATTCTTCTGAACGACGAATGGCTTCCCAAACTTAAGATCAACAAAGAATATAAAGGAATCTTAAAGAAGGGCGCAAAGGACTCCGACAGGGAATATATCTCCTCCAAATTGAATTCTGCGGAATGGCTGATTCGTTCCGTAAATCAAAGAAGACAAACTCTTTATAGAGTAGTCTCCGCAATCATAGAGCTGCAGACCGAATTCTTTCGTAAGGGAGTTCGTTTCCTAAGACCTCTTACTCTCAAAGATATCGCGGAGAGATTGGATCTGCACGAATCCACAGTTTCCAGAATTACATCCAATAAGTATGTCCAGACTTCTTGGGGGATTTTGGAATTGAAATGGTTCTTCTCCTCCGGATTAAAATCCAAAACTTCGGAAGGGGGAATGGAGTCCTCAAAGACGATTCACGATATCATCCGCAATTTAGTAAAAGAAGAAGATCCGGAAAATCCTCTCTCCGACCAAGACATAGTCGAAAAAATAGAGAGCAAGGGAATCGAGATCGCAAGACGCACAGTCGCGAAATACAGAAAAATTCTGAAAATTCTTCCTTCCAACCAAAGGAAGAAGGTAAAATCTCTGGAAGCCAGGTGATCAGATGTCCGTTCCCGGAATCAACGTATCGAATATTCTAAACGACCACCCCGAACTCGGGTTAAAGCTCATCGCCGGAGAAGCAGGCTTACAGAATCGTATCCATAGCTCCGAAATCAATCGCCCAGGTCTTTCTTTGACCGGCTTTTACGAAAGTTTCGCTCACGATCGTATACAAATCTTCGGAAAAGGAGAATGGGCTTATATCACTTCCCATGAAGGGGAAAGCTTGCTAAAGATCGCAGCCGACTTCTTTCATTTCCATCTGAACTGCATCATATTCACTCACGGCAATCCTCCTCCTCCAATTTTCGTGGAATATTGCGATAGGTTGAATATTCCTCTTTTAGGTTCCGACGTATCCACTCACAAATTCATCACTTTGATTTCCCAAATCCTGGATAGAAGTCTCGCTCCTAGAACCATGAGGCACGGAGTTCTCATAGAAGTCTTCGGGATAGGAATTCTTCTCTCCGGAAAAAGCGGCGTAGGAAAAAGCGAGACCGCTTTGGAATTAATAGAAAGGGGACATCGTCTAGTCGCCGACGATATGGTGGAGATCCGAAGATTATCGGAAAGCTATCTGATCGGTACCTGCTCGGATCTTTTAAGACACCATATGGAGATACGAGGATTAGGAATCCTGAATATTAAGGATATTTTCGGAATCGGTTCCGTCCGGGATCATAAACTGATAGAACTGATCATCCATCTGGAAGAATGGACCGACGAGAAGGAATTCGACCGCACCGGTCTCGAAAACAGAACGGAAGAAGTTCTGGGTGTGAATATTCCTCTCATCAAGTTACCGGTTCGACCCGGAAGAAATATCCCTATTATCGTGGAAACTGCAGCCATGAACCAGCGCTTAAAAAAACTAGGTAAGAATGCTGCGGCAGAATTCAGCCAAAAACTAAATCTTTATTTGCAGCAAGGGAAAGTTGAAAGAAATCCACCTCAAAATTAACGAACAAAGCACCGGTATGCACGCCCGCCCCGCCTCCGTCTTCGTAAACTGCGCCTCCAAGTACAATTGCGAGGTGTTGGTATCCAAGGATGGCGTGGAAGTAAACGGAAAAAGTATTATGGGACTCATGATGTTGGCTCTCGCTCCGGGACAGGAATTTACGATTAAAACCCTAGGAGACCAGGAAGAGGAAGCGGGATCCGCGCTCGCAAAATTGGTGGAGAGCGATTTTGCGGTATGAGTCTGTTCCCTTTTAGGAACGAGGAGAATCGCTACTACTTCAGGGATTTATTCATACTCTCGGGAGTGATTCTTTTCGGAATATTCTTAGCGGAACTCATTCATTTCAGACAAAATTCCGACTTTCATTTCGTAGATAGGATCCTAGTTTACTT
This sequence is a window from Leptospira wolffii serovar Khorat str. Khorat-H2. Protein-coding genes within it:
- the rpoN gene encoding RNA polymerase factor sigma-54, with the translated sequence MNLNHQLVQKQTQKLVMTQDLRQSIELLPLSTLELADRISAELVENPMLEEELSSERSKSPELYSVDDLRRKEKNDFLKNSDQGWQDSFSLDKPQYRGTDASDRNQKYIESSPNTQSLSEHLLWQLRISSLKGKEMEIAEILVSMLDDRGFISQTKEELAAEIGVSTKIIRKVLEQIHQLDPLGIGAGSIQETLLVQAKILKPEDKNLHELIAVYLKDLEKLDYRGISKKMGLPVESIEAMAADIKKLEPFPATLYTPKKPDYVVPDVIIREIDGEFSILLNDEWLPKLKINKEYKGILKKGAKDSDREYISSKLNSAEWLIRSVNQRRQTLYRVVSAIIELQTEFFRKGVRFLRPLTLKDIAERLDLHESTVSRITSNKYVQTSWGILELKWFFSSGLKSKTSEGGMESSKTIHDIIRNLVKEEDPENPLSDQDIVEKIESKGIEIARRTVAKYRKILKILPSNQRKKVKSLEAR
- the hprK gene encoding HPr(Ser) kinase/phosphatase, which encodes MSVPGINVSNILNDHPELGLKLIAGEAGLQNRIHSSEINRPGLSLTGFYESFAHDRIQIFGKGEWAYITSHEGESLLKIAADFFHFHLNCIIFTHGNPPPPIFVEYCDRLNIPLLGSDVSTHKFITLISQILDRSLAPRTMRHGVLIEVFGIGILLSGKSGVGKSETALELIERGHRLVADDMVEIRRLSESYLIGTCSDLLRHHMEIRGLGILNIKDIFGIGSVRDHKLIELIIHLEEWTDEKEFDRTGLENRTEEVLGVNIPLIKLPVRPGRNIPIIVETAAMNQRLKKLGKNAAAEFSQKLNLYLQQGKVERNPPQN
- a CDS encoding HPr family phosphocarrier protein, coding for MKEIHLKINEQSTGMHARPASVFVNCASKYNCEVLVSKDGVEVNGKSIMGLMMLALAPGQEFTIKTLGDQEEEAGSALAKLVESDFAV